A single region of the Nicotiana sylvestris chromosome 6, ASM39365v2, whole genome shotgun sequence genome encodes:
- the LOC104232166 gene encoding uncharacterized protein, with the protein MFTEKCSATLQNKLQQKLGDPGTFTIPCPLGGVYFEKALCDSGASINLMPFSIFRKLNLGEMKDIWVSLQFAYQSTKKPKGIIENVLVRVDKFVFPIDFIVLEMKECPDEPIILGRPFPATGDETSSSYFSIDMLNYLTDEFKDDQLIPDSMERYLAKSGTPQDDDPIIRREVRILEKDSEDEDIQLEQVQPKIELKVLPSHLKYVYLKKELFTIIISSSLIAGQEEKLIEVLKAHKGALGYTIEDIK; encoded by the exons ATGTTTACTGAAAAATGCAGTGCTACACTTCAAAATAAGCTACAACAAAAACTGGGTGACCCAGGCACTTTTACAATTCCATGCCCTTTGGGAGGAGTATATTTTGAAAAAGCACTCTGTGATTCTGGAGCTTcaataaatttgatgccattttCTATCTTTAGAAAATTGAATCTTGGTGAAATGAAAGACATATGGGTTTCTCTTCAGTTTGCATATCAAAGTACTAAGAAACCTAAGGGAATAATTGAAAATGTGCTCGTAAGAGTAGATAAGTTTGTTTTCCCTATAGATTTTATAGTACTTGAAATGAAGGAATGTCCTGATGAACCAATAATTTTGGGTAGACCATTTCCTGCCACAG GAGATGAGACGTCATCGTCGTATTTTTCGATTGACATGCTTAATTATCTTACAGATGAATTCAAAGATGATCAATTAATTCCAGACTCAATGGAAAGATATTTGGCCAAATCTGGCACACCACAAGATGATGATCCTATCATTAGAAGAGAAGTCAGAATACTAGAAAAAGATTCTGAAGACGAGGATATCCAACTAGAACAAGTTCAACCAAAAATTGAACTCAAAGTTCTCCCatctcatttaaaatatgtttacCTTAAGAAAGAattatttacaataattatttcATCTTCTCTTATTGCAGGACAAGAAGAAAAACTGATTGAAGTGTTGAAAGCACACAAGGGAGCCTTGGGATACACTATAGAAGATATCAAATGA